The following is a genomic window from Pseudomonas parafulva.
TACCCCGCGAGGCGATCCGCCTGGTGGGCGACCCTCAGTCGCCGGAAGTGATCAATCCGCGCAATCCCGGCACCGACCTGGCGCCGCCGCTGCGTGCCTATGGCCAGCAGATGGCCGAGGCGCTCGACGATATCTGCGGTTATGTGTTCATGCAGAAATCGCCGTCCTGCGGCCTGGAACGGGTCAAGGTCTATCAAGACAACGGCCGCCCATCGCTGCAAGGCGGCCGCGGTGCCTATGCCCAAGCGTTCTGCGAACGGCGCCCGGATCTGCCGGTGGAGGAAGAAGGCCGCCTGCACGACCCGGTGCTGCGCGAGAACTTCATCAGCCGCGTCTATGCCTACGCCGACTGGCAGAATCTGCTGTCGCAGGGCCTGAGCCGCGCGGCCTTGCAGGGTTTCCATGCCCGCTACAAGTACCTGTTGATGGCCCACAATCCCCAGGCCTATCGGCAACTGGGCCACCTGCTCGGCAGCATGACCCGCAACGACGATCCCGACGAGCTCGGTCCGCGTTACTTCACGCAGTTGATGCAGGCCCTGCGCCGGTGTGCCAGCCGCGGCACCCACAGCAATGTGCTGCAGCACCTGTGCGGCTACCTGCGCGATGCCCTGGACGGCAGCGACAAGGCCGAGCTGCAGCATCTGATCGGCCAGTACCAGGAGGGCATCGTCCCGCTCGTGGTACCGCTGACCCTGCTCAAGCATCACCTGCGCAATCATCCCGATCCGTATCTGCTGCAGCAGGCCTACCTGCAACCGCATCCGGAAAACATGGGGCTGCGCAATGCACTCTGAAGACGACCTGCCCATCGGCGAGCTGGCCCGACGTACCGGCGTCAACCCAGTGACCCTGCGCGCCTGGGAGCGCCGCTACGGCCTGCTGGTGCCCGATCGCACGCCCAAAGGACATCGCCTGTACCGCGAAGCGCATGTACAGAAGGTGCAAGAGATCCTGCAATGGCTGGAACGTGGCGCCTCGGTCAGCCAGGTGCGCGACCTGCTGGAGAACAGCGGCAGCGCGACGCCTGTGCTCAACAGCGACTGGCAAGCGCGTTGCGAGAAGCTCATCGATGCCATCGCCAACCTCGCCCAGCGCTCGCTGGACCAACAGTTGAACCAGGCCATGGCGCTGTACCCGGCCTCGACCCTGTGTGACCAACTGCTGCTGCCCTTGCTCGAGCAACTGGAGCAACGCTGGCGCCATCACTTCGACGCACGGCTGGAACAGGCCTTCTTCCACACCTGGCTGCGCAGCAAGCTGGGGGCGCGGGTCTATCACGACAATCACTCGCTCGACGGCCCGCCGGTGCTGTTGGCCACCACCGCCGAACAACCGTTCAACGAGCGCCTGTGGCTGACCGCCTGGCTGCTGAGCAGCAGTGGCATGGCGGTGGAGATTCTCGAGCAGCCGGTGAGCGGCAAACAGCTACTGCACGCCATCGAGCGCTTGCAACCCAGGGCGCTGGTACTGCATTTGGGCGCACGACTGGACGTTCCGTCATTGATGCCACTGGCCACTGTCACGCTGGTGAAACTCTTGGGGGGTGCCAGTGCTCCCATACATGAAGAGCGGCTGCGCGCGTTGGGCCTTCCCGCCTCGCAGCTGTTCGACACACCCCAGCAAGCTTTGCGTCTGCTCCAGCAGTCGACCTCAAGCTCCAGTGCGAGACCCTGACATGCAATTGATCTGGCTGCGCAGCGATCTGCGCATCGACGACAACATCGCACTGAGCGCTGCCACCCAGCAGGGGCCGACCATTGCCTTGTGGATCGCCAGCCCCGAGCAATGGCACGCGCACGACGACGCACCGGCCAAGGTCGATTTCTGGCTGCGCAACCTGCGTGACCTGCGCCACGCACTGGACGCCTTGAACATTCCGCTGCTCATCGGCCACACGGACACCTGGCAACAGGTGCCGCAAACAGTGCTAGCCGTCTGTCAGAAGCACAAGGTGCAGACGGTCCATTGGAACGACGAATACGGCCTCAACGAAGCGCAGCGCGATCAGCAGACGCGTGAATGCCTGGAACACGCCGGCATTGCCGTGAAAACGCACCTCGATCAACTGTTCTTCAAGCCCGGCACGCTGCTGACCAAGGCCGGCAACTACTTCCAGGTGTTCGGCCAGTTCCGCAAGGCCTGTCTCGAGCACTTGCACCGCAGCCTGCCCGCTCAGGCCCACCGCGTGAAAGCCCAGGCGCCACTGTCCATCGCCCACGACCCGATCCCGCAGCATATAACCGGTTTCGACAAGCCCGCGCAGAGCATTCGCGACCACTGGCCGGCGGGCGAGCAGGAAGCACAGGCCCGGCTCGGCCGCTTCGTCGATGAGCTGATCGACGATTACCACGTAGCGCGCGATCTGCCGGCCACGCCCGGCACCAGTCAACTGTCGGCCTACCTGGCCGCTGGCGTGATCTCGCCTCGGCAATGCCTGCATGCCGCCCTGACCAGCAATCGGGGCGAATTGGACAGTGGCAGTAAAGGTGCACGCACCTGGATCGAGGAGTTGCTGTGGCGCGAGTTCTACAAACACATCCTGGTGGGTTATCCACAGGTGTCGCGGCACAAGGCATTTCGTGCCCATACCGAAGCACTGCCCTGGCGCACTGCGCCGGACGACTTCGAAGCCTGGCAACAGGGTCGCACCGGCATTCCCCTGATCGATGCGGCCATGCGCCAGTTGCTGCACACCGGCTGGATGCATAACCGGCTTCGAATGGTGGTGGCCATGTTCCTGAGCAAGAACCTCTTGATCGATTGGCGCAAAGGCGAGCAACATTTCATGCGTCACCTGATCGACGGCGACCTTGCTGCCAATAACGGTGGCTGGCAATGGAGCGCGTCGACTGGAACCGATTCAGTGCCCTATTTCCGGATCTTCAACCCTGTCACACAATCGCAGCGGTTCGATCCAGACGGGCGATTCATTCGCCATTGGTTACCCGAGCTCACTCGGCTGGATAACAAGACCATTCATTTGCCAGTGAAATCCTCTGATTTATTTGATACAAGTTGCTACGTCAGCCCGATCGTTGACCTAGGGAAAAGTCGACAAAGAGCACTTGCGGCGTTCAAGGGGCTGTCCGCCGCCTCCAGTTAAGGACGCAGAATTGAGCAGTACTCGCAGTTTCTGGATTACCGGAGCCACCCGTGGGCTCGCAATGGCAATGGCAGAGCAGCTGCTCGCCGACGGGCATCGAGTCGCGGTCAGTGGCCGGCACACTCACGAACTCGAAGCCCTGATCGAGCTTTACGGTCCACGCCTGCTGCACCTTCCAGGCAACCTGCACGAACTCGCCGACGCCCAATCGGCCGGTCAACGCCTGCAATCGCAGTGGGGCACGCTTGATGTCTTGATCATCAATGCAGGTACCTGTGACTACCTGGCCCCGAACCTCCCTGCAGCAGAGATCTTCGAGCAGATCCTGCAAAGCAACTGGCACGCCACCGAACAGGCGTTGGCCAGCGCCCTACCCTTGCTGGCACGGGGCGAAAATCCCCGCGTGATGGCGATTTTCAGCCGCTACTCGGCCTTGCAGCG
Proteins encoded in this region:
- a CDS encoding YbgA family protein; its protein translation is MDPQHSTGKPRIAISACLAGQDVRYNGGHKASDLCQSLDEHFEWVPLCPEVAIGLGIPREAIRLVGDPQSPEVINPRNPGTDLAPPLRAYGQQMAEALDDICGYVFMQKSPSCGLERVKVYQDNGRPSLQGGRGAYAQAFCERRPDLPVEEEGRLHDPVLRENFISRVYAYADWQNLLSQGLSRAALQGFHARYKYLLMAHNPQAYRQLGHLLGSMTRNDDPDELGPRYFTQLMQALRRCASRGTHSNVLQHLCGYLRDALDGSDKAELQHLIGQYQEGIVPLVVPLTLLKHHLRNHPDPYLLQQAYLQPHPENMGLRNAL
- a CDS encoding MerR family transcriptional regulator; the protein is MHSEDDLPIGELARRTGVNPVTLRAWERRYGLLVPDRTPKGHRLYREAHVQKVQEILQWLERGASVSQVRDLLENSGSATPVLNSDWQARCEKLIDAIANLAQRSLDQQLNQAMALYPASTLCDQLLLPLLEQLEQRWRHHFDARLEQAFFHTWLRSKLGARVYHDNHSLDGPPVLLATTAEQPFNERLWLTAWLLSSSGMAVEILEQPVSGKQLLHAIERLQPRALVLHLGARLDVPSLMPLATVTLVKLLGGASAPIHEERLRALGLPASQLFDTPQQALRLLQQSTSSSSARP
- the phrB gene encoding deoxyribodipyrimidine photo-lyase, whose protein sequence is MQLIWLRSDLRIDDNIALSAATQQGPTIALWIASPEQWHAHDDAPAKVDFWLRNLRDLRHALDALNIPLLIGHTDTWQQVPQTVLAVCQKHKVQTVHWNDEYGLNEAQRDQQTRECLEHAGIAVKTHLDQLFFKPGTLLTKAGNYFQVFGQFRKACLEHLHRSLPAQAHRVKAQAPLSIAHDPIPQHITGFDKPAQSIRDHWPAGEQEAQARLGRFVDELIDDYHVARDLPATPGTSQLSAYLAAGVISPRQCLHAALTSNRGELDSGSKGARTWIEELLWREFYKHILVGYPQVSRHKAFRAHTEALPWRTAPDDFEAWQQGRTGIPLIDAAMRQLLHTGWMHNRLRMVVAMFLSKNLLIDWRKGEQHFMRHLIDGDLAANNGGWQWSASTGTDSVPYFRIFNPVTQSQRFDPDGRFIRHWLPELTRLDNKTIHLPVKSSDLFDTSCYVSPIVDLGKSRQRALAAFKGLSAASS
- a CDS encoding SDR family NAD(P)-dependent oxidoreductase encodes the protein MSSTRSFWITGATRGLAMAMAEQLLADGHRVAVSGRHTHELEALIELYGPRLLHLPGNLHELADAQSAGQRLQSQWGTLDVLIINAGTCDYLAPNLPAAEIFEQILQSNWHATEQALASALPLLARGENPRVMAIFSRYSALQRYSPAQSPAGHNSLPHWVREQRKALGDLGVKLMIAAPQSTKSPVSNALALPEQWTADSAAQELLSKLDSEHRELVLEVLDPTLLWPLPSED